One Brevibacillus choshinensis genomic window carries:
- a CDS encoding YheC/YheD family protein, translated as MISSCKWSLHKFFAKSPHIHPFLPPTSLYQPALLQTYLGKYDTVYIKPTRTHMGKGIIRVQKEGGGYQFVKERGEPVHVSSLGELQQKLEKQCAEKKYIIQKGIDLAELNGRPYDIRVMMMRNGLGKWQYAGMLAKVAGSDSIITNVARGGGYAVTVPHALEKSLSLRPPEIRKIERSLIRLSYQVCSHFNKYRHSAQIGVDFAVNKHGEIVLIEVNYDFPSHGLFAKLKDKTYFRTIKRLHFQYRSRVKRKKSSLTATKKRRA; from the coding sequence ATGATCTCATCCTGCAAATGGAGCCTCCACAAGTTCTTTGCCAAGAGTCCGCACATTCATCCCTTTTTGCCTCCTACCTCTTTGTACCAGCCAGCCTTGCTCCAGACGTACCTGGGCAAATACGATACGGTCTACATCAAACCGACGAGAACCCACATGGGAAAAGGGATCATCCGAGTACAAAAGGAAGGCGGCGGCTATCAGTTCGTCAAGGAACGCGGGGAGCCCGTACATGTCTCGTCTCTCGGAGAATTGCAGCAGAAGCTCGAAAAACAGTGTGCAGAGAAAAAATATATCATTCAGAAAGGAATCGATCTCGCAGAGCTGAATGGCCGCCCCTACGACATCCGGGTGATGATGATGCGAAACGGACTCGGGAAGTGGCAATACGCCGGGATGCTGGCGAAAGTCGCCGGCTCAGACAGCATCATCACCAATGTGGCTCGGGGAGGAGGCTATGCTGTCACCGTTCCGCATGCATTGGAAAAATCCCTTTCCCTTCGCCCTCCAGAAATTCGCAAGATCGAGCGAAGCCTCATTCGTCTCAGCTATCAGGTATGCTCTCATTTCAACAAATATAGGCACTCCGCCCAAATCGGCGTAGATTTTGCCGTCAACAAGCACGGGGAAATCGTCTTGATCGAGGTCAATTACGACTTTCCTTCCCACGGTTTATTCGCCAAGCTCAAGGATAAAACCTACTTCCGGACGATCAAGCGACTCCACTTCCAATATCGCAGTCGGGTCAAGCGGAAAAAAAGCAGTCTCACAGCCACAAAAAAAAGGAGAGCATGA
- a CDS encoding nucleoside hydrolase, which translates to MKKKVIIDVDTGIDDAMALSYAVHSPDLEVCGVTTTFGNISVEEATRNTLQVLELVKAGDIPVYQGASKPLVRELKEKAKLFHGENGLGNIELPLPSGAPQAMSAAAYIVSATEAHPHEITLVTVGSMTNLALAIMAAPQIVSLVKRVVVMGGAVTVPGNRTPVAEANICADPEAASFVFQSGIPLTLVGLDVTMQTLLTREHLQQWRERDTKVSRFFADMCEVYMDAYAKVGNVRGCGLHDPLAVGVVIDPTFVKAVPMHVQVDTSGSASDARTIGDRRENPAFPPNIDVCLEVDHERFVRHFLEFVM; encoded by the coding sequence ATGAAGAAAAAAGTCATCATCGACGTGGATACGGGAATCGATGACGCCATGGCACTCTCCTATGCTGTACATTCCCCTGATTTGGAGGTGTGCGGCGTTACGACCACGTTTGGAAACATCAGCGTGGAAGAAGCCACACGTAACACGCTGCAGGTCCTGGAGCTGGTCAAAGCTGGCGATATACCAGTCTATCAGGGCGCTTCCAAGCCATTGGTTCGTGAGCTGAAAGAAAAGGCCAAGCTGTTTCATGGCGAGAATGGCTTGGGGAATATCGAACTGCCTCTGCCGAGTGGCGCGCCTCAAGCCATGAGTGCAGCGGCGTACATCGTTTCTGCCACCGAGGCACATCCGCATGAAATCACCTTGGTGACGGTGGGAAGCATGACCAATCTGGCATTGGCCATCATGGCTGCGCCGCAGATCGTCTCTCTCGTCAAGCGTGTCGTCGTCATGGGCGGAGCGGTGACGGTGCCGGGCAATCGGACGCCTGTAGCGGAAGCGAATATTTGCGCCGATCCTGAAGCGGCTTCCTTCGTGTTTCAGTCGGGCATACCGCTTACTCTGGTCGGCCTGGATGTGACGATGCAGACACTGCTCACACGCGAGCATCTGCAGCAGTGGAGAGAGCGCGATACGAAAGTAAGCCGCTTCTTCGCAGATATGTGCGAGGTCTACATGGATGCTTACGCCAAGGTCGGGAATGTGAGAGGATGCGGTCTGCACGATCCGCTTGCAGTCGGTGTCGTCATTGATCCCACATTCGTGAAGGCGGTGCCGATGCACGTCCAGGTAGATACTTCCGGGAGTGCCAGCGATGCGCGTACGATCGGGGACAGACGGGAAAACCCTGCGTTTCCTCCCAATATCGATGTTTGCCTCGAGGTGGACCACGAGCGCTTCGTCCGGCATTTTTTGGAGTTCGTCATGTAG
- a CDS encoding efflux RND transporter periplasmic adaptor subunit, with amino-acid sequence MAESDKKRMFFSKGRTGKTKWVALGLAVVLIGGGVYGYRTLMTPQRAQAAFQVEKVKKGDVSETVLASGTVQASKRSSLSFADAEDAKDSISSIKVSVGDQVKAGQVLATMDDSVAQIQVTNSQANLLSAEAKLEEAQKRKTTAEMKTLQANVNQTKSELELAKQGIDSQKASNDEAKAKANLANAQKTYASQKTLYEAGAISKTEYDTAQTDLDQAQRDYQTAILTAGQTKGESTSKVEQAQAAYDTAVEALNEANEGPDASTVLTAKAAVVQAKAQLQQAQKALSAVTLKAPMDGVIVAVNGNVGEIPGSDFIIMDNSNSGALEVLAQISQSDIGKVKEGQNVTYTTTSYPDQTFAGTVKLVYPEAKTDSGVTSYDVLLSVANKEGLLKIGMTMNVTIEIGSHQNVLVVPAQALQTQNGKDGVYLYAGASENNVGRPYRFQPVKIGYFASDSVEITEGLKEGDQIVLIANPTSASSSNNTNRMGGIPGMGSMGGGFPGGGGSGMRGR; translated from the coding sequence GTGGCGGAATCGGATAAGAAGCGTATGTTTTTCTCCAAGGGAAGAACGGGCAAGACGAAATGGGTGGCACTCGGATTGGCAGTCGTGCTGATCGGGGGCGGGGTGTACGGGTATCGGACGCTCATGACGCCGCAGCGGGCACAAGCGGCTTTTCAGGTAGAGAAAGTGAAAAAAGGGGATGTCTCGGAAACGGTCCTGGCTTCGGGAACCGTGCAGGCATCGAAGCGCAGCTCATTGTCCTTCGCGGATGCGGAGGATGCCAAGGATTCGATTTCCTCCATCAAGGTCTCGGTAGGGGATCAAGTAAAAGCGGGGCAAGTGCTGGCTACCATGGATGATTCGGTCGCCCAAATCCAGGTGACCAATTCCCAAGCGAATCTTCTGTCAGCAGAGGCCAAGCTCGAGGAAGCTCAGAAGCGCAAGACGACTGCGGAAATGAAAACCTTGCAAGCGAATGTCAACCAGACCAAATCGGAGCTGGAGCTGGCAAAGCAGGGGATCGATTCGCAAAAAGCTTCCAACGATGAGGCGAAAGCGAAAGCCAATCTCGCAAATGCACAGAAGACGTACGCATCGCAAAAGACCTTGTACGAGGCGGGAGCCATTTCCAAGACCGAGTACGACACAGCCCAGACAGATCTGGATCAGGCTCAGCGCGATTACCAAACGGCTATCCTGACGGCAGGGCAGACCAAAGGTGAATCGACCAGCAAGGTAGAGCAGGCACAAGCCGCCTACGACACGGCAGTGGAAGCGTTGAATGAAGCAAACGAAGGACCCGATGCCTCTACGGTATTGACTGCCAAGGCGGCTGTGGTGCAGGCGAAAGCACAGCTGCAGCAGGCTCAAAAGGCGTTGAGCGCCGTCACCCTGAAGGCTCCGATGGACGGAGTCATCGTTGCGGTGAACGGAAACGTCGGGGAGATTCCAGGAAGCGACTTTATCATCATGGACAACTCGAACTCCGGTGCACTGGAGGTATTGGCGCAAATCAGCCAGAGCGACATCGGAAAAGTGAAAGAGGGACAGAACGTCACCTATACTACCACTTCCTATCCGGATCAGACGTTTGCGGGAACCGTCAAGCTGGTGTATCCAGAGGCAAAGACTGACTCGGGAGTGACGAGCTATGATGTCCTGCTCTCCGTAGCAAACAAGGAAGGCCTATTGAAAATCGGGATGACGATGAACGTCACGATCGAAATCGGGTCGCATCAGAATGTCTTGGTCGTTCCCGCTCAAGCCTTGCAGACCCAAAACGGAAAAGATGGGGTGTACCTGTACGCAGGAGCCTCTGAGAACAACGTAGGAAGACCGTACCGTTTTCAGCCGGTCAAGATCGGCTACTTCGCTTCAGACTCCGTGGAAATCACCGAGGGCTTGAAAGAAGGCGACCAGATCGTCCTGATCGCAAATCCTACATCTGCCTCATCTTCGAATAACACGAATCGCATGGGCGGCATTCCCGGCATGGGCAGCATGGGAGGCGGCTTCCCTGGCGGGGGAGGCAGCGGAATGAGAGGTCGATGA
- the bluB gene encoding 5,6-dimethylbenzimidazole synthase — MNRLTEDEKIGVYKAISNRRDIRSFRSDPVEPEKLAMILAAAHLAPSVGFMQPWNFIMVTEDAIKQQLADSADKERRALAIHYEGTGRESSFLELKIQGIKEAPVTICVTCDPTRGGDHVLGRNSIPETDIMSVSCAIQNMWLAAYAEGLAMGWVSFYKKSDVRRILDIPPHIDPIALLSIGYTDHYPDRPLLEIYQWEKRQDLQKLIFRERWGTASPVREK, encoded by the coding sequence ATGAATCGTTTGACGGAGGATGAAAAAATCGGGGTGTACAAAGCCATCAGCAACCGCCGGGATATTCGCTCGTTTCGCAGCGATCCCGTCGAGCCAGAAAAGCTGGCCATGATCCTCGCTGCCGCTCATCTCGCTCCATCTGTCGGGTTTATGCAGCCGTGGAATTTCATCATGGTAACCGAGGATGCCATCAAGCAGCAGCTGGCTGACAGTGCGGATAAAGAACGGCGCGCTCTGGCCATCCACTACGAGGGTACCGGTCGCGAGTCCAGCTTTCTGGAGCTGAAAATCCAAGGAATCAAGGAAGCGCCCGTCACCATCTGTGTCACCTGCGACCCTACGCGGGGAGGCGACCACGTCTTGGGACGAAATTCGATCCCGGAGACAGACATCATGTCGGTCAGCTGCGCTATCCAAAACATGTGGCTCGCGGCTTACGCCGAAGGACTGGCGATGGGGTGGGTCAGCTTTTACAAAAAATCGGACGTCCGCCGAATCCTGGACATCCCGCCGCACATCGATCCGATTGCATTGCTTTCCATCGGCTACACGGATCATTACCCGGATCGTCCGCTGCTGGAAATTTATCAGTGGGAAAAGCGGCAGGACCTGCAGAAGCTCATTTTTCGCGAACGCTGGGGAACAGCTTCGCCTGTACGGGAGAAATAA
- the mscL gene encoding large conductance mechanosensitive channel protein MscL — MLKEFKEFALKGNVLDLAVGVVIGGAFGKIVTSLVNDIITPLIGILLGKVDFSNLFINLSGVHYETLKAAKDKGAATLNYGLFLNSIIDFLIIAFSIFVVIKQLNRFKRKQEEVKPPVTTKECPHCITSIPIKATRCPNCTSMLEGHGSHAMATE, encoded by the coding sequence TTGTTAAAAGAATTTAAAGAGTTTGCTTTGAAAGGAAACGTACTGGATCTGGCCGTCGGTGTCGTGATTGGGGGCGCCTTTGGAAAAATCGTGACCTCTCTGGTCAATGACATTATTACCCCGCTTATAGGGATCTTGCTAGGCAAAGTGGATTTTTCTAATCTGTTCATCAATTTGAGCGGCGTGCATTACGAGACGCTGAAAGCAGCAAAAGACAAAGGTGCCGCGACTTTGAACTACGGCCTTTTCCTCAACAGCATCATCGACTTTCTGATCATCGCGTTCTCTATTTTTGTTGTGATCAAGCAGCTGAATCGCTTCAAGCGCAAGCAAGAAGAGGTCAAGCCGCCCGTCACGACCAAGGAATGCCCGCATTGCATCACTTCCATCCCGATCAAGGCTACGCGCTGCCCGAACTGCACCTCCATGCTGGAAGGTCACGGCTCGCATGCAATGGCAACGGAATAA
- a CDS encoding MmcQ/YjbR family DNA-binding protein — translation MDRETLDAYCRKQLGCTYDYQVDWECDRYHVGGKMFAMIGGDAKGKDILTVKCDPARADELREIYEGIVPGYHMNKTHWNSIYFDADIPDGLWERLIVHSHELVLEKLPKKVQAQLQILE, via the coding sequence ATGGATAGGGAAACACTGGATGCCTATTGCCGCAAGCAACTTGGCTGCACCTATGATTATCAGGTCGACTGGGAATGCGATCGCTACCATGTAGGCGGAAAAATGTTTGCAATGATCGGCGGGGATGCAAAAGGAAAAGACATTCTTACCGTGAAATGCGATCCTGCTCGCGCGGACGAATTGCGTGAGATTTACGAAGGCATCGTTCCGGGATATCACATGAACAAGACGCATTGGAATTCCATTTACTTCGACGCCGATATTCCGGATGGTCTATGGGAGCGCCTCATCGTACATTCGCACGAGCTCGTGCTTGAAAAGCTGCCGAAAAAAGTGCAGGCGCAGCTGCAAATACTCGAATAG
- a CDS encoding response regulator transcription factor, whose translation MKNILIVEDELPISRVLKAYLEKSQFQVEQAFTGDEAVRKFDTVNPALVLLDVMLPGKSGWSILEYIRQKSSCPVIMLTALGQIDNKLMGLHQGADDYITKPFIADEVVARVQAVLRRSAHIIQGDQLRHFGSLKVDFKAYTVTLHGIELAFTPKDLSLFLFLAQYKNQTFTREQLIEQVWGMDYEGSDRAVDLAIKRIRRSLENWPAAEGEIRTYRGLGYKLCVYE comes from the coding sequence ATGAAAAACATCCTGATAGTGGAAGACGAACTGCCGATCTCCCGTGTACTGAAGGCCTATTTGGAAAAGAGCCAGTTCCAGGTGGAGCAGGCGTTTACCGGTGATGAGGCCGTACGGAAATTCGATACGGTCAATCCTGCGCTTGTCTTGCTCGATGTCATGCTTCCAGGCAAAAGCGGCTGGAGCATTTTAGAATACATACGCCAAAAAAGCTCATGCCCGGTGATCATGCTGACAGCGCTTGGGCAGATTGACAATAAACTGATGGGATTGCATCAAGGAGCAGACGATTACATCACCAAGCCGTTTATCGCGGATGAGGTCGTAGCACGTGTACAAGCTGTGCTGCGCAGGTCCGCTCATATCATCCAGGGAGACCAGCTCCGCCACTTCGGCAGCCTGAAGGTGGATTTCAAAGCCTATACCGTCACCCTGCATGGCATTGAGCTGGCGTTTACCCCCAAGGACCTGTCGCTGTTCCTGTTTTTGGCCCAATACAAAAATCAGACGTTTACCCGTGAACAGCTCATCGAGCAGGTGTGGGGAATGGATTACGAAGGTAGCGACAGGGCCGTGGACCTGGCGATCAAACGTATCCGACGATCGCTGGAGAACTGGCCTGCTGCAGAAGGGGAAATCCGAACCTATCGAGGTCTGGGATACAAGCTGTGTGTCTATGAATAA
- a CDS encoding ABC transporter permease yields MSFVECLRVSFRSIRANGLRSILTMLGIIIGVAAVIAMVAIGEGTSSSVASQINGLGSNLLIVSPGQATQGRVNLGAGSLNTLTLADAEAIEQKSSVSGVAPSVNGRGQIVWGSKNYSSSLEGTTAAFPQVRNVQVERGRFFSNFEVKQQFNVAVIGTEVANNLFTGNSTNPVGQTVQINKIPFTIIGVLKSQGSSGMTNNDDRIIIPITTAMNRLTGGKNVGTIYVSAVSSDQMEQAQRDIQSALRSKHNLRPQASDDFRITSQTDILSTAQQVSSSMTALLSGIAAISLIVGGIGVMNIMLVSVTERTREIGIRKAIGAKRGDILRQFLIEAVTLSLIGGIVGIVLGVGAALLVSKFGGMTTTISLSPILYAFLTSSLVGVVFGVYPARKAAQLKPIDALRYE; encoded by the coding sequence ATGAGTTTTGTAGAATGCTTGCGTGTTTCATTTCGAAGCATTAGAGCCAATGGTTTGCGATCCATTCTCACGATGCTGGGCATTATCATCGGGGTAGCGGCGGTCATTGCGATGGTCGCCATCGGGGAAGGGACGTCCAGCAGCGTGGCTTCCCAAATCAATGGACTCGGGAGCAACCTCTTGATCGTCTCCCCCGGACAAGCGACACAAGGGAGAGTCAATCTGGGAGCGGGCTCACTCAACACGTTGACGTTAGCCGATGCTGAGGCGATCGAGCAAAAGTCGTCCGTATCTGGTGTGGCACCCAGTGTAAACGGCAGGGGCCAAATCGTATGGGGGAGTAAAAATTACTCCAGCTCCCTGGAGGGAACCACAGCTGCGTTCCCCCAGGTACGCAACGTTCAGGTCGAGCGGGGGCGCTTTTTCAGCAATTTTGAAGTCAAGCAGCAATTCAATGTGGCGGTCATCGGTACGGAGGTAGCGAACAACCTGTTTACAGGCAACAGCACCAACCCTGTCGGACAGACGGTGCAGATCAACAAGATTCCCTTTACGATCATCGGCGTGCTGAAGAGCCAGGGAAGCTCGGGGATGACCAACAATGACGATAGGATCATCATCCCGATTACGACGGCCATGAACCGGTTGACTGGCGGGAAAAATGTCGGCACGATTTATGTTTCAGCCGTATCCTCTGATCAGATGGAGCAAGCACAGCGAGACATCCAGAGCGCCCTGCGCAGCAAGCACAACCTCAGACCGCAGGCTTCCGACGATTTCCGCATTACATCCCAGACGGATATTCTCAGCACAGCACAGCAAGTATCAAGCTCCATGACGGCCTTGCTGTCAGGGATTGCAGCGATTTCCTTGATTGTCGGAGGCATCGGGGTCATGAATATCATGCTGGTTTCCGTCACCGAGCGTACTCGTGAGATCGGGATTCGCAAGGCAATCGGAGCGAAGCGTGGCGATATCCTCAGGCAGTTTTTGATAGAAGCGGTCACGCTGAGTCTGATCGGAGGGATCGTGGGGATCGTCCTCGGGGTAGGAGCAGCGCTTTTGGTCAGCAAATTCGGGGGCATGACGACGACGATCAGCCTATCCCCGATTCTGTACGCATTTTTGACCTCTTCGCTGGTCGGAGTGGTGTTCGGCGTCTATCCGGCTCGAAAAGCGGCACAGCTCAAGCCGATCGACGCCCTGCGTTACGAGTAA
- a CDS encoding HAMP domain-containing sensor histidine kinase, which yields MNKPKQTTLFRYWTTRYLVILCVGLLVVGIASSLWITYNETQKRLDFMRLTAGEISERILDAEGKIKIAPFLFRILDNRQESLRLNYKPFMLILDADKRPVFDGPGPFGSELAKRAAELAEAGDEVTEVKLARGEELLFVKRRITSAQQNVGWVFVFTPKKDMMRSTTEFQLLFIMLISLGLLGWLVIYLLTKKLSQPIKEVADAAKQIVMGDYDVQLEKNSGEKEIYELIHSFKEMADRLRQLEMMRTELLAGVTHELKTPVTSISGLVQAVKDDIVTGAEAKEFLEICSRETSRLQKMVEDLLDFNTFAVGDIRIRRESQNVYELIQEVTHQWRIVQEEESLVLHVGKPEHPITASIDPLRIQQVLYNLLNNAAQAAPPSGGRIEVSLSENAQEIRIVVKDNGTGIPEAEQPFVFDRFYRGEEKKHMVRGLGLGLSFSRMIAQALGGNLVLTDSSVAGTTFTLILRK from the coding sequence ATGAATAAGCCCAAACAGACCACGCTCTTTCGCTATTGGACGACGCGTTACCTGGTTATCCTGTGCGTCGGATTGCTGGTGGTGGGGATCGCTTCGAGCCTATGGATCACCTACAATGAAACGCAAAAACGTCTGGATTTCATGAGGCTGACAGCCGGGGAAATCTCGGAGCGAATCCTTGATGCGGAAGGGAAAATCAAGATCGCCCCGTTTCTGTTTCGCATCCTGGACAATCGGCAGGAGTCGCTGCGCCTGAATTACAAGCCATTCATGCTCATACTCGATGCCGACAAACGACCCGTGTTTGACGGGCCCGGTCCCTTTGGCTCGGAGCTTGCCAAGCGGGCAGCCGAGCTCGCGGAGGCGGGCGATGAAGTCACCGAGGTCAAGCTCGCGCGCGGGGAAGAGCTGTTGTTTGTGAAGCGAAGGATTACGTCCGCGCAGCAAAATGTCGGATGGGTCTTCGTGTTTACCCCGAAAAAAGACATGATGAGAAGCACGACGGAGTTTCAGCTGCTGTTCATCATGCTGATCAGCCTCGGTCTGCTCGGGTGGCTCGTCATCTACCTGCTGACGAAAAAGCTGTCCCAGCCGATCAAGGAAGTCGCGGATGCGGCCAAGCAAATCGTCATGGGAGACTACGATGTTCAGCTGGAAAAAAACAGCGGAGAAAAGGAAATCTATGAATTGATCCATTCCTTCAAGGAGATGGCCGACCGCCTCCGCCAGCTGGAGATGATGCGAACGGAGCTGCTTGCTGGTGTGACGCATGAGCTGAAAACACCTGTGACTTCGATCAGCGGGCTCGTCCAGGCGGTCAAGGATGACATTGTCACCGGTGCGGAGGCCAAGGAGTTCCTGGAGATTTGCTCCAGGGAAACGTCCCGACTGCAAAAGATGGTAGAGGATCTGCTGGACTTCAATACCTTCGCTGTCGGGGATATCCGCATTCGCAGAGAGAGCCAAAATGTGTATGAGCTGATTCAGGAAGTCACCCATCAATGGCGGATTGTCCAGGAGGAAGAGTCGCTCGTGCTCCACGTCGGCAAGCCGGAGCATCCGATCACAGCCTCTATAGACCCGCTGCGCATTCAGCAAGTGCTGTACAATTTGCTGAACAATGCGGCACAGGCGGCCCCTCCCTCTGGCGGTCGGATCGAGGTGAGCCTATCGGAAAACGCTCAGGAGATTCGCATCGTGGTGAAGGATAACGGGACAGGCATACCCGAAGCAGAGCAGCCATTTGTCTTTGACCGGTTTTATCGCGGGGAAGAGAAGAAGCACATGGTGCGCGGATTGGGGCTGGGCCTGTCCTTCAGCCGGATGATTGCCCAGGCGTTGGGAGGAAATCTGGTGCTGACAGATAGCTCGGTGGCAGGTACGACCTTCACGCTCATCCTGCGGAAATAA
- a CDS encoding AraC family transcriptional regulator, whose amino-acid sequence MTRLYRPLQPPVIQQGLLHDHYHYREYEPSKGLEPYVACYWTSDFMPTGHAQRHRIIPDGCIDIIVDRKAASFSKGAFISELMTSYEVLDLSRPQSLFGIRFFAETAYLFLQNPVSAFVGSPPLLADLWGSQAELLVEEMMEASGIREMIEIVERELLGYLLRRSSHSQGVLQMSVAYLYAAQGSLSVRALAETICYSERNLRRLFQHELGVSPKELSQVIRFQALLHSLYHSPPDRLTQLAHAYGFFDQPHFVKNFKRYYGLLPSQVFGTKLPVSVES is encoded by the coding sequence GTGACGCGATTGTATCGGCCCTTGCAGCCGCCTGTCATCCAGCAGGGGCTATTGCATGATCATTATCATTATCGGGAGTATGAGCCGAGCAAAGGGCTCGAGCCGTACGTGGCATGTTATTGGACAAGCGACTTCATGCCTACGGGACATGCCCAGCGGCATCGGATTATTCCGGACGGCTGCATCGATATTATCGTGGATCGCAAGGCGGCCTCCTTTTCCAAAGGCGCGTTTATCTCGGAATTGATGACGAGCTACGAGGTTCTCGATCTGTCACGGCCCCAGTCGCTGTTTGGAATACGCTTCTTTGCGGAGACCGCCTATCTTTTTCTGCAAAACCCGGTATCTGCGTTTGTGGGAAGTCCTCCACTGCTCGCTGATTTGTGGGGGAGCCAAGCGGAATTGCTGGTAGAAGAGATGATGGAGGCGAGTGGAATCCGGGAGATGATCGAGATAGTGGAAAGAGAGCTGCTCGGCTACCTGCTGCGCCGCTCTTCCCATTCGCAGGGTGTGCTGCAGATGAGTGTTGCCTATCTGTATGCTGCCCAGGGCAGTCTTTCCGTCCGGGCATTGGCCGAAACGATCTGTTACAGTGAACGCAATCTGCGCAGGCTGTTTCAGCATGAGCTGGGAGTCTCTCCAAAAGAGCTGTCGCAAGTCATCCGGTTTCAAGCGCTGCTCCACAGCCTTTATCATTCGCCGCCGGATCGCCTGACACAGCTCGCTCACGCGTACGGTTTTTTTGATCAGCCCCATTTTGTCAAAAATTTCAAACGCTATTACGGACTATTGCCTTCTCAGGTTTTTGGGACCAAGCTGCCTGTTTCGGTCGAGTCGTAA
- a CDS encoding nucleoside hydrolase → MAIKQKLFIDLCGGIDHAVALWYALHAQHVEVVGVGCSDPQPGRGSRLIKKCVEQAHPDARIPVASGGSLSLFGESTAHERSEGQQQDAARLLVELANMHREELTVVTAGRLTNLARAVAIDPRLPEKLKRVVIQGGAIRVPGNATAIAEANLYADPEAAAFVWAAGLPLTLVPLDATRHLWLTPEESRELLNKAVRLGVASAAQTHEVPLDAWGAMVAAVHTERVHKERMKLAIECHSPLSRGAVLADLRAKPSVGTDTEVVVNMEVDDARKWLHELIGKEGDQQ, encoded by the coding sequence TTGGCAATCAAACAGAAGCTGTTTATTGATCTTTGCGGAGGGATCGACCATGCCGTCGCTCTGTGGTATGCGTTGCATGCGCAACATGTAGAAGTCGTAGGAGTGGGCTGCAGCGATCCCCAGCCCGGACGGGGAAGCCGTCTCATAAAGAAATGCGTAGAGCAAGCTCACCCGGATGCTCGCATTCCTGTGGCGTCTGGGGGCAGTTTGTCTCTATTTGGAGAATCCACGGCACATGAACGAAGCGAAGGACAGCAGCAGGATGCCGCTCGTCTGCTCGTGGAGTTGGCGAATATGCACAGGGAAGAGCTCACGGTGGTCACGGCGGGGCGCTTGACCAATCTGGCGCGAGCGGTGGCGATCGACCCGCGATTGCCAGAAAAGCTGAAGCGGGTGGTCATCCAGGGAGGTGCCATCCGGGTGCCCGGGAATGCGACGGCAATCGCAGAAGCCAACCTGTACGCGGACCCGGAAGCTGCAGCCTTCGTTTGGGCAGCAGGCTTGCCATTGACGCTGGTTCCACTCGATGCGACAAGGCACCTCTGGTTGACTCCTGAGGAGAGTAGAGAGCTCTTGAACAAAGCGGTTCGGCTGGGAGTCGCATCAGCAGCTCAGACTCATGAGGTCCCTTTGGACGCGTGGGGTGCGATGGTTGCAGCTGTGCATACGGAGCGGGTACATAAAGAGCGCATGAAGCTGGCGATCGAATGCCACAGTCCCTTGTCGCGCGGAGCTGTTTTGGCGGATTTGCGGGCGAAGCCGAGCGTGGGAACGGATACCGAGGTGGTTGTGAACATGGAAGTGGATGATGCGAGAAAATGGCTGCATGAGCTGATCGGGAAGGAGGGGGACCAGCAATGA
- a CDS encoding ABC transporter ATP-binding protein — translation MKPVIQIEDLKKLYRIGDQEIQALRGVSLTIEEGDFVAIMGPSGSGKSSMMNVIGCLDKPTSGEFYLDGYPVSKAHDDELAEIRNRKIGFVFQNFNLLPRTTAVENVELPLLYGGTPARERRERAVQALIDVGLQERLNNKPNELSGGQQQRVSIARALVNDPVILLADEPTGALDTRTSEEIMGIFQELNDAGKTVILVTHEPDIAEYAKRIVRFRDGQIVSNEVVSEQRRAFPEEVKR, via the coding sequence ATGAAACCAGTCATACAGATCGAAGACCTAAAGAAGCTGTACCGTATCGGAGATCAAGAGATTCAAGCACTGCGAGGAGTCAGCCTGACGATCGAAGAGGGAGACTTCGTGGCGATCATGGGGCCTTCCGGATCAGGAAAGTCATCGATGATGAACGTGATCGGTTGTCTGGATAAGCCTACCTCCGGAGAGTTTTATCTGGATGGGTATCCGGTGTCAAAGGCTCATGATGATGAATTGGCGGAGATTCGCAACCGCAAGATCGGCTTTGTCTTCCAAAATTTCAATTTGCTGCCCCGCACCACTGCCGTCGAAAATGTTGAGCTGCCGCTTTTGTATGGTGGGACGCCGGCGAGGGAGAGACGAGAGCGGGCCGTACAGGCACTCATCGATGTGGGCCTCCAGGAGCGCCTGAACAACAAGCCCAATGAGCTGTCAGGCGGGCAGCAGCAGCGAGTGTCCATCGCGAGAGCGCTCGTCAATGACCCGGTCATTTTGCTCGCGGATGAGCCGACAGGTGCATTGGACACCAGGACGAGTGAAGAGATCATGGGCATCTTTCAGGAGCTGAATGACGCGGGAAAAACCGTCATTCTCGTCACGCATGAGCCTGACATCGCCGAATATGCCAAGCGGATCGTGCGGTTTCGGGACGGGCAGATCGTATCGAATGAAGTGGTATCCGAGCAAAGAAGAGCGTTTCCAGAGGAAGTGAAGCGATGA